Genomic segment of Citrus sinensis cultivar Valencia sweet orange chromosome 7, DVS_A1.0, whole genome shotgun sequence:
CCATctaaattgtttttgttcgatggtcatgatttacccattatatctataaataggggATTTCCCCTTGTTTATTATGAGtgactaatttaatttgaggTTCATTTTGTGTAATTCTTACTCTATCCTGTATTTTCcaagtatttttaataaaattatcattttggcccctagttcaattatgggTGGCCAATGTAATTTCAATATTGGGTTGAAAGTGAAGCTTCAACATGGTCCAtaggcttaatttggtaagttTATTAACTTTCTCTTTGATTTATGTTAATTGTTTTGACTCATCGTTGACAAATTGTAATAACCTTATCTAGATTTTGCACGACATACCGGCTCCCTAGTGCAAGATTATTACTGTTTGGCATGATGAGTActttacattatatttattagtaagaaACACTTCTCTACTATTAGTGGCTCATCTTGACTCCGTGTTGACAGAGAATGAATCTAAGTTATTTAGTGAATAGTCTTACTACATTGTCAACAATAGGATTATTATCACCTGGCACAATGTGTACTTAATACCACATTCAGTAGAAGATTATTTTCCTCTAATACAATGAGTGATTTATACCATATTTACTAGAATGAGGACTATAAGAAGTGGAAATACTCTCTCATAAATTAATTCGaactaaaaatgaatattaagCCTATGGTGAAATGTTAAGTAAGAATCCAGAAAATCAAATGTTTCATTTGAATTGTTTCATccttaatttattcttgccatctttttttaatttaaatctcaGTACTACTAAGAAATCACATCCAACTTACatataaacttgaaaaattaatcttacacataattaaatctactTCCTAATTGGAAAGACACTtatcaccattaatctatactacaatagattatGCACTTGagagtacaataaaatttacacaataaTTACCCATCTCTATAACTTATGATAATATAATGGTAGACTGTTATTATTCTTATCTTTCAATCTTCTTCAAGttaacattattttactttataatttttaatgaatatttttcatgtaaaacatcataaacaacaataaaattgattaatatataCTAACATTAAGTGATTGTATCAATTGAACAtgattttgttatatataatatattatcttatttatgttCTCTaagattttgttatttgtttaacatttataatttgtaaggggcacaaattttaaaatactgatttttaattttttttaagtttaaaaaaagtttaatacTTACTTTTATCGAttcagagaaaagaaaaagaaaaaaaaacatgtcattcagattcaaatatttttctctattcataatttaaacttatttagatcaattcatatttcaaataaaaaacaaatgccaTCCAAATTTGATAACATTGTGACTACTATAATTGGCGTAATTGAAATATTGAGTTGtataattaaacatatctAATAATTATAGGTATAACTTGGTACCAATAAAATGGAAAGAAATGTATATGCATTGCTACAAACATATGAATAATGATTCAGTGGGTAACTGCATTGTTCTTATAGCGAGAGACATCGTCACATGGTACTAACTAATTAATCCATAATATCAACAATACTTATAGagaatcataaaaatatccccAATATTTATGCGCTTATTTTCCATATTTATAGatgcaattttttaaaattactacaggtagaaaattgataatgtgAGATAATgattacaatttaaaaatttgtctGACAAATATATGAAATAATCTTAactagtaaaaatataaattaataaaagatatCTACAGTTTCAAACCGCAGGTCCACAAGGGAAGCGTTTGTCATTACTTTAAACATGACCCTTTAAATTAAACCATTGAGGGTGTATTCGGTGTATTGTTCTGCATTGTATTGGATTGTAGagtaataaattatctttaagTGTAATGTATTATACTTTAGTAAATAATCATATAGGTCGTAGCATGGATTATattgtatatttaaaaattttataatatttaatgaaatatttgatgCAAACCGAAGAGTTAACTAAAGTATAATTCTTGCTTAATCTATTTTACATTACAGTGATGAATTTATACATAAAGAGGAGTCAATCTAGAAATCATGTTCTATGCTATTTAGCCTAAACAATAGGTGAGTTTCCTGTTGAAAATAACATATgattaaaaagagagaatcTGGCCTAAAAATAATCTCAGCCGTTGTGGACAAGTCTTGCACTAGTTAAGCCTTTGGTCAAGGCTGTGCATATAGCAAGATAAATATCAAACTGATTTCCAgcagatttctttttttcttccaaatctTTTTGTTGAATCTTATCAATATTTAGTAAgggattattttatttaattattattatagaaagTCTATTGATCATCAAAATTTGTGGAAGTCAAGTTTAGTATCTTTGGAATCCGATCGTTGAATCTGTTCAGCCATACAAATATCATCTGCCAAAAGGGATTTCAAATACTGCCGACTTCCAAAATAGGCATTGCCATCAACATCTATTGTTGTTCCTATCTTTGCACAAGTTCTTACCCAAAAGATGTGGCGCTTGAGGTaatttgccatttttttttcatttttgtcattttttatcagttgACATTTCATTTACACATTAAAGAGCCATTCTAGATGACCACCGTATGTTAGGtaatagttaaaaatttatattatcattgacgagataatttttcaatgccaatttaatttttaaccaaaCATTGTAAGTATATCACTAGTTCAGACAAAAGGTAGTAACAACAAATGATAGAGACTGGTACAAGCAAAACCATTTGAGACACTATAAAAGATTCAAGGGCGTCCACTCGTCTCGGTTGTTGGCtctcatttgaaaaatcttccaACCTTTGCTTCCAATTAAGGACGGCGTTGGCCTTTCTCTTCTCactcttatttaattttctttccaaataaaattgtcTTATATATCTAATCTTATTCATTTCTATTAtcttctatatatattttctttcagaATCTATTTGCCTTATATATCTATAAAGAAGTATAAAAGGTATTAATCTTAATCATTTCTATTATCctcatacatatatatataaatatggtATCCAATCTTAATCATTTCTACTATCCtcatataaatatgtatagaTGGTATCTAATCTTATTCATTTCTATTATCTTCTTGTCGTGCTTATCACAAAAACTTATAACAGCTTAGCCATCTTTGTTTGTGTTCTATTTATAGGTTGTTTTGTTCCATTTTCTTTCCATTGCCTCTTATAATGAACTCCAATAAAGATTCATCAGTCGTTCTTCCGCAACCATCGATGGAGCAGACCCAAAAAAATGGGAGTATTGTTTTTGACTATCACAAGTTGCAAAAACAAGCCAACTTGCCAACTGAGTTCATTTGGCCAAACTTGGAGTTAGCTCAGGAAGAGCTCAGAGAGCCATTGATAGACTTACATGGATTCTTAAGTGGTGATGAAAGAGCAACTGCTGAAGCAATCGATCTCGTCCGAGGAGCTTGTGTGAATCATGGATTCTTCCAAGTAATCAACCACGGTGTTGATGCAAGTCTTCTTAAAGCAGCTATTGAAGAAACCGACTCCATTTTCAAGCTTCCTCTTGAGCGAAAGCTCAGCATTCCGATAAAGACTGGTTTGGCAAAGGGGTATGCTGGTGCTCATGCTGGGCGTTTTACTACAAATTTGCCATGGAAGGAAacatttacttttaattacCATGAAAAGGATGCTGAGCCCCTTTTTGTTGACTACTTCAAATCTGTTTTTGGTCAAGATTTTGAGAGGAAAAGGTAAGTTTTGTTCATTTATTcggtttttctctttttaaggTGTAAATGAGTGAAATGCGAATTCTCAACTACGTTAATCCTTATccacttttattattactgtTAATGATTTGGACACAATGGTGATCTTTCTACATGTTCtgattagtaattttttttataagacaCCACAACTGAGATCAACACTGGAtcgaaatttattattcttatcaaaataaaaacatatttaatagtattaaCTATCGCATTAATATGAGTAGGATTCAAATAAGAATGGAGGCTTCATGTATCATTTCAAGAGATCTTAATTATCAGTTCAACCAACTAGTACTcacaattttcatttcttcaaaaaTATATTGCAGGTggatttatcaaaaatactgcCAAGCAATGTGGAAGCTATCGGGAGTTCTTTTTGAGCTATTGGCAATGAGCTTGGGGGTTGATCGAAAGcattataagaaattttttgaagaCGGATACTCAATTGTGAGATTCAACTTTTATCCTCCTTGCAAGAACTCAGCACTCACTCTTGGCACTGGCCCTCATTATGACCCAAATTCTTTAACTATTCTTCATCAAGAACAAGTTGAAGGCCTTGaagttttttcaaataataagtGGCAAACTATCCGACCTCGATCAGATGCCCTAGTCATTAATATTGGTGATACTTTCGTggtaatttttgaatattttagtGATTTATGTGTCTTaacttttcttcatttcttccttatttttttaacgaaAAAGTTGAATATTGTTAGAGTTATGATCACCATgttattgtataattttataaatcacgTAACTTTGTGTGCCTGAATTAGattatctcaaaatcattGTATGTTATTACgataaaaacttttttttgttcatttatagcctacaaattttttgttacatCTTCTGTTaaggaattgatttttagtttaacCAAATAGTTGAAAAgtatacccaaaaaaaaaaaaaaaacttgtgaaTATTGAccaaaaattttgacaattgTAATAAAAGACGGTTGTTCGGCACACACGACTGAATTTAGactatttaaatttgtatgtACTCTAAAAATGTACGATGTTATATGAGTAAATGACCATATGCTGCCATATATACTCAGTACAGTTAAATGATTGCtagcatataattaatttatttttcttgataaaaGTAGTTTCTACCTAGTTTTATAATACAGCATTAACAatctatgaaaaaaatttcttaaaatgttgttcttatacatatataatagtGAAACACTGAGACCTTTATATGTTGCAAATATGATGTAGGATGTGACAGCTTTTTTTGTAACAATTTGGAAACATAATGACAGCAGATATATTTGGTcgttcatttgtttgtttgtttaattgtttCATTTGTTTGATATAGGCCTTATCTAATGGGTTATACAAGAGCTGCCTGCATAGAGCAGTGGTGAATggggaaagagagagaaggtCATTGGCTTTCTTTGTGAACCCAAAAGCAGACAACGTGGTGAGACCCCCACAAGATCTTATTTGCAGAGAAGGGACAAGACTATATCCAGATTTCACATGGTCACAATTGTTGGGCTTCACTCAAAAACTCTACAGAGCTGATGCGGCTACACTCCCAAGCTTTATCAGCTGGCTCTCGTCTTCCAAAGACCTCTAAGTCCTTTATAATAAGTGGGATTACTCTTGAGAATAAGTCTATGTATTTTCTAGTCTTTGAAGCTACCAAATTCATCTccaattcaataaatttattattaaaaattttaaaattttaaaatctcaaagtTATCCTTTTCTGATCTCTCTCTACTCACGACTGCATACTCTCACATTTTGTAAactaaaatctcaatttcattcttttttaaatttatttttttatctttcttataaaacaaaatctctGCCTCATGCTttctatataaatttttattttcaagatatTTACTAACTTTTATGATTGGTAaagattaatttctttcatgtaCTTTAATGGCtggaaaaaatttattatgttcGTATCTGAAAGATAAATTTTGCTTCTCTTAGTTTACAACAGCCGAAAACGAAAACATACAACAATCGAAAACGGAAACAATTATTTGcagttaaaagaaatatatgaaGTAATTGATGAGAATTAAGAATTGAGaatgagaagagaaaaaaagggctaataaaataatttcatcagaaattattttgataataaaattcttaattaaaaaggtgatgtatagaaaaaaattggtgGGTTTAAATAAATCTATCCATTAAATTATTCCTCTTGCTGGTGGGTATGTGCATATATTACACCAAATAATAATCGTTTCTCATGTGTCCTAGTTTGCTTGTGATTTGTGAGCATGCAATCTaccaatatttacaataaaaaaaagtgtaatAGAATCTCTTATCAGCTTTGTAATTGGCATAAATCAGATATCTAGGACCGAATATATTTcggaaaatatgaaaaattcaaCATCCACGACATAAACAGGAGGACTGGTGTCAAGATTGGTGTCTCTTCTAGATATTCAAACTTTgaatatcaaattcaaaattctagATGTTCAAAGTTTGAATATCAAACtttgaactttgaattttgaaaaataataaataagtaaaaaatgcGTGAATAGTAGCCAAGATttttgctataaatagaggagTTCATTCCCTCATTTGCTCatctaattttgagaagagTTTTCTCATATTTAGAGAGAGTTTAGAGAGCTTGAAATTATAAGTTCTTTTTATGGTGATTTGAGAGATTGGGTGTATTGAAATTTTGGGTAGTGagcaaaaatattacaatacttgtaatcctcATATCActagtgaaatattttccttttgttttcgCTTGTGGATGTAGgttaaaagccgaaccacgtaattttttGGTATcctcttttgtgcttgttctttattttcttctaatttcattttaactgCGGCCCTGCTTCACCCATTAATTTCCTAAcaatggtatcagagctactagttgtattttttggagtcggtgtggtactgttcacgtatacagAATTGTTCATGTATACGgaactgttcacatatacggttaCTGTTCATGTGAAACGGTGGGAGCTAATCCTAGCAAAGTTAGTTCATGGTGAAAAGCGACGGCGGAAAAATACGAAATTAAGCAGTTCaacagaaataatttttcgttgtggaaaatgaagataaaagttgtattgaagaaaaataattgcttagcagcaattggagaaaggcccatggagataactgTTGATAAGTGGAACGCGATAGAAGGCAACGTcatttctgatctacacttggcacttgtggatggagtattatccagtgtggcagagaaaaagatagcaaaggaaatatgggatactctcacaaaattgtacgaggccaAGTCACTGCACAATAAAATCTTCTTGGAGAGgaaactctatactcttcgaatgaCAAAATCTACAACGGTGATCGACCACATCAACAccttgaagactctattttcacaactcacaatgTTGAGTCATAACATATAGGAAAATGAACGTGtagagcttctacttcaaagtctaccatattcgtatgatcaactcatcatcaacctaACAAACAACAATCCAATGGACAGTCTGAGTTTTGACGATGTTGTTgcctccgtattaaatgaggagagcaaacagaaaaacaaggAAGACAAACTGGCAAGTTCGCAGCAGGCAGAAGCGCTATCGgtgacgagagggagatcaacgGAACATGCCGCCAATGGGAGTCACAATCATGGTAGGTCAAAATCAAGAAGTAAGAAAAATGTCAACTGCTTCAACTATGACAAGAAAGGGCACATCAAGAAAAGAGTGTTGGAGTAAccagaagagaaaaaatggaaaagaacacGAGTTATCAAATACTCAGGGGTGTATAGCAAGTACCTTGGATGATGGCGAAATTCTCTACAATgaggcaacaactgtttcagaaggcagaaaaggACTATCTGACGTCTGGCTCatagactcaggagctacctggcacatgacctctcggaaagaatggttccacacatatgaacctatctcaAGAGGATATGTATATTTAGGAGATGATCATGCCTTAGAGATCGCTAGTATTGAtactatcaaaatcaaaatgtttgatggtacaattgGCACAATTGGggaggtacgacatgtcaaaggcctgaagaaaaatctattgtttTTGGAATAAATGGATAGTCATGGGTACGAATTATGAATATTGTTAAAGgcgcgcttgtattgatgaatgcagaaaagatcggtgctaatatattcatgcttaaaggagaaacactatAAGAGGCTGATGCGTGTATCGcatcaaatggagaagagtcaacgatgatgtggcatctcaaacttggtCACatgtcaaaacaaaatttgaagattctctctgagcAAAAATTACTTCTGGGGCTCAAATTGGTAAGCTTACCATTTTGTGAGCATTGTGTTATAAGTAAGCAGCATATATCAAAGTTTAGTAGATCTATTGCTaaaagtaaatgcattctagacttgTTCCACTCAAatgtttgggaatcaccaGACATATTTATGGGAGGTGCGaagtacatggtgactttcattCATGATTATTCCAGGAGACgttgggtgtatccaattaagaaaaaatcataTGTATTTCCagtatttaaagaatacaaagcgcAGGCGGAACTTGAATTCAGCAAATGATCAAGTGTTTGAGGACAGATAATAGTGGAGAGTATACAGACGACGAGTTTCTTACTTTCTGTAAGCAAAAAGGTATTCAGAGGCAATTCACAGTagcatacactcctcaacaaatagtatacactcctcaacaaaatggagtggtAGAGCAGATGAACAAGACTCTTACAGAATGAATAAGAGCTATATTTAGGACTGCTGGTTTACACAATTCattctgggcagaagcagTCAAAACTGcatgttatatagtaaatcggtCGCCATCCACAGCAATTGAGTTGAAGACAACGATGGAGATGTTGATTGGAAAGCCAGCTAATTACTTTTACttacatgcatttggatttcatgtgtacgtgatgtacaatgcccaagaaagaataaagttAGATCCAAAATCTAAGAGGTGTATCTTCTTGGGatatgctgatggagtaaaacgatatcgtctgtgggaccccactACCCACAAGATTATTATCAACATAGATGTTTTCTTTGTAAAAGATCAACTACAAAGGAGAAATGAGGATGATAgcactgtaaaagaaaagtcagagatTATGTCAGTATATGTGGAAAATATtccagaagattcagattcttctgaagcagcaCCAGAGCACAAGGAACAAGAACTAGTCAAGTCCGAGACTCCAGAAGTTCGTCGGTCAACTTATGAGAGACGACCACCAGCATGGAACtcggagtatgtcacagagattaatgttgcatactgtcttctaacagagAATGGAAACcatcaactttccatgaagctttaaacaACTCAGATGTTactttgtggatgacagcaatgcaagaagaaatttatatgctcCAACTAGAAGGTTTTgctgaaaaggaaaaggagaacttggtttgcaggttgaacaaatctctatatgGTCTCAAACAGACGCCAAGGtattggtataagagatttgattccttcatcatgagTCTTGGATACAATAGACTCAGTTCAGACCATTGTGtatattacaagaggtttgaaaataatgatttcatcattttgctgttgtacgtgga
This window contains:
- the LOC102609000 gene encoding gibberellin 20 oxidase 1-B, which translates into the protein MNSNKDSSVVLPQPSMEQTQKNGSIVFDYHKLQKQANLPTEFIWPNLELAQEELREPLIDLHGFLSGDERATAEAIDLVRGACVNHGFFQVINHGVDASLLKAAIEETDSIFKLPLERKLSIPIKTGLAKGYAGAHAGRFTTNLPWKETFTFNYHEKDAEPLFVDYFKSVFGQDFERKRWIYQKYCQAMWKLSGVLFELLAMSLGVDRKHYKKFFEDGYSIVRFNFYPPCKNSALTLGTGPHYDPNSLTILHQEQVEGLEVFSNNKWQTIRPRSDALVINIGDTFVALSNGLYKSCLHRAVVNGERERRSLAFFVNPKADNVVRPPQDLICREGTRLYPDFTWSQLLGFTQKLYRADAATLPSFISWLSSSKDL